In Oryza brachyantha chromosome 2, ObraRS2, whole genome shotgun sequence, a single window of DNA contains:
- the LOC102703098 gene encoding high mobility group B protein 13-like, which yields MATATATVAVASGAGSRKSGRGRKALTAVLDNDANISAGKAGSAAGILSPPPQKAKRASSKGKGKAAAAAAVVDEVSELQGMLEKLRLEKEKAEEMVRERDEVIRRKEEEQGRLQAELKKIQRAKEFKPTVSIPLVKSLIEEGDGKAKKKKGKGKAGHERKKPCPAYALWCKDQWNEIKRTNPEADFKEVSNALGTKWKALGAEEKQPYEERYRVEKEAYLQVVGQEKREAEAMKLLEEEQMQRTAKELLEQYVRFRQEAAADNGDKKAKNKGKKKDKDPSKPKHPMSAYFVYSQERRAALIAEKKNVPEIGRITGEEWKGMTEAEKAPYEEAARKQKEEYQKQMEAYRQRKEEEAASQEKEEEEQKEVMKQEALQLLKKKEKADNIIKKTKEQRQRKKKGAGGAAAADPNRPKKPASSFLLFSREARRQLAEERPGVASSTLNALVAVKWKEMGEAERQAWNGRAAEVMAAYKSEMEEYTKAHAGGGGASPCASSSASS from the exons atggcgacggcgacggcgacggtggcggtggcgtcggGAGCGGGAAGTAGGAAGAGCGGGCGGGGCCGGAAGGCGCTGACGGCGGTGCTGGACAACGACGCCAACATCTCCGCcgggaaggccggctcggccgcGGGGatcctctcgccgccgccgcagaagGCGAAGAGGGCGTCTTCGAAGGGCaaggggaaggcggcggcggcggcggcggtggtggatgAGGTGTCGGAGCTGCAGGGGATGCTGGAGAAGCTGCGgctggagaaggagaaggccgAGGAGATGGTGCGGGAGCGGGACGAGGTCATCCGccggaaggaggaggagcagggcCGCCTCCAGGCCGAGCTCAAGAAGATCCAGCGCGCCAAGGAGTTCAAGCCCACCGTG AGCATTCCTCTTGTCAAGTCATTAATCGAGGAAGGAGACGGTAaggccaagaagaagaagggcaAGGGCAAGGCCGGCCATGAGAGGAAAAAGCCCTGCCCGGCGTACGCCCTCTGGTGCAAGGATCAGTGGAACGAG ATCAAGAGGACGAACCCGGAGGCCGACTTCAAGGAGGTGTCCAACGCTCTGGGCACCAAGTGGAAGGCGCTGGGCGCGGAGGAGAAGCAGCCGTACGAGGAGAGGTACCGGGTGGAGAAGGAGGCGTACCTGCAGGTGGTCGGGCAGGAGAAGCGCGAGGCCGAGGCGATGAAGCTGCTCGAGGAGGAGCAGATGCAGAGGACCGCCAAGGAGCTGCTCGAGCAGTACGTCCGGTTCCGgcaggaggccgccgccgacaacGGCGACAAGAAGGCGAAGAACAAGGGAAAGAAGAAGGACAAGGACCCCTCCAAGCCGAAGCACCCCATGTCCGCCTACTTCGTCTACTCCCAggagcgccgcgccgcgctcaTCGCCGAGAAGAAGAACGTCCCTGAG ATCGGCAGGATCACCGGAGAGGAGTGGAAGGGCATGACGGAGGCGGAGAAGGCGCCgtacgaggaggcggcgcggaagCAGAAGGAGGAGTACCAGAAGCAGATGGAGGCGTACAGgcagaggaaggaggaggaggcggcgagccaggagaaggaggaggaggagcagaagGAGGTCATGAAGCAGGAGGCGCTGCAGCTgctgaagaagaaggagaaggcgGACAACATCATCAAGAAGACCAAGGAGCAGCggcagaggaagaagaagggcgccggcggcgccgcggcggcggacccgAACCGGCCCAAGAAGCCGGCGTCGTCGTTCCTGCTGTTCAGCAGGGAGGCGAGGAGGCAGCTCGCCGAGGAGCGCCCCGGCGTGGCCAGCTCCACGCTGAACGCGCTGGTCGCGGTGAAGTGGAAGGAGATGGGCGAGGCGGAGAGGCAGGCGTGGAACGGCAGGGCCGCGGAGGTCATGGCGGCGTACAAGAGCGAGATGGAGGAGTACACCAAGgcgcacgccggcggcggcggcgcctccccCTGTGCCTCCTCGTCGGCTTCGTCGTAA